The Mercenaria mercenaria strain notata chromosome 1, MADL_Memer_1, whole genome shotgun sequence nucleotide sequence tactgacaaactatatgttacggaaacatatGAGAATCTTGCTATTTTTACTATGAAAAtcagggcccagttgtttgaaactttaatcggctgttaaactaaccgcctgttaaattttgattcaaaatattaggcATGATGGGAACTACTagaatgatgttttaattttactgtaaagacattttagtgttgatgattcttaaattaaaatatgttttaataagtcTTCTAAAATACCGAAAtgtaactctaaaagttaatcgaccgttagcttaatcgcctgttaaggtttcgaacaactgggcacAGAAAGCGTTTCAAACGCTTTACTCTCGGTAaattgtctcgattataaatatctatattttgatgaCACTTTCATTAATTCTGCTATAGCTCTTGGTTACAaagacgggaaaatgtctttattgccgtggcggcccagggttcgattcccgacgcggtcatcttttttccttgatttggaattttaaagatattttagaaacaaaaacttatatttcaatgttcataatatgaccaaacttcaatttgacaaaTAGAGATTATTTTTTAACCAAACCTGGAGGTCATTGCCTTTAAACCGTTTTTATTTTCCACTCAATTCTGTAACTGcgagggaagtaaactaatagacatctctgcttataagtactggcCTGacgcaagagttgtcattctttgcggattacaactaaaacttctgttattgactTTGACAAAACTATCATGAATtgcacatttgtaaaatcatttttggttatttcatggacttagaaatcaatttctagactttatttaatgtctttCTGTCTTTAAAGATGTAAGGGTCCATCTCTAGACTGTATAGACTTGACATGGAGAATATCTACAGTAATATTTGCATGCGCATGTGGTAGCTTTCGTCAGCGCAGTAGCGTTCACATGTACAGGTGTGCACAAGGTAGCTTTTGCGTACGCATGTTACTCTTACGACAAAACTGCAGCGTGTGCACTTGACGTTGATGACGTTAATAATTGATATAAGTTTACGAAAATATATCCAGCAGTTGCGAGGGACGCGACGGAAGGTCAGATCAACGGACGGACATGCGTGATTCCAATAAAGCCCAAATACACTTTTTATCTTATGATAAAGAAATTAATATCGGAGACAAATCTGCTCTGATTCTGTTTTACGGGAAATATTACCGTCCATATCATCTCGGTATTGAAATATTCGTATCTTCTCACTTTTAAGCCGATTTCGAAATTCAATGTTATTACCGTGAACTGTTACAGAAGACGTAACagttaaaaagtaattttaagaACAACATTACCTTTTCCTTTAAAAGTTAAAAGTAAACTAATATAATTGAAGAAAAGTATAGAATTCCacatactgtttttattttttattttttctccatATGGATTTTTTGTTGTATGAAAAATTTGAAAGGCATTGCAAAACATGATTAACTTGCTTTTATATTCCTGCTCATTTCTTTTATGTTACTTATATGCAGCCAGATTCCATTTATAACCGATCCCACTGTAACTTAAAGCATAGTAGATATTTTGGCACGTTTTAATTTggccaggtgacctagtttttgatccctggtgacccatattccaatctgacctagatttcatcaagaaggTCATACTGATCGAATTTTACAAATATCCAGTGAGAACTGCAGCCCCTAAGACACACAGTCtgtctttaatttgacctggtgacctagtttttgactccatataacccagtttcaaaactggccttaagatcaacaagacaaacattctgaccaagtttcaaaaagatagggtcacaattgcggcttctagagtgttatcaagttttttcctttgatttgcctgggtgacctggttttttacttcttatgacccagattcgaatttgacctaaggtcatcaagacaaacattttgaccaattctcatgCGTTTCAAACTTagactgtggactctagagtgttaacaagattttcctttgaaatatagtaatttctgtaaaattaagGGCGACTTACACTATTCCTAATGGTCAGATTTCACTCATAATCGAACTCATATGAGATCTTTTGCTCATacacattctatataaatatgatttggaATGCTGAAAGAATGAAGGTGTTAtagtgtaaacaaggtaaaatacaGGGATTATTGCAAAATCAAGAActcataactctggtcctacttgtctgattttgttcaaaattgaacttatccaagatcttatggcaatacatatactatgtaaatatattttggaCCGGTGAAGCAACGAAGGTCATGGAaggtgctagagtgtaaacaacgtAAATTATAGTAAGTTTTGTAAATaaaagggcacataactctggtgcTACCAGCCCGATTTTGCTCataatcgaactcatccaagatcatGAGGTAATACATGATTTAGGACTGGTGAATAGAGTGTAAACCAGgttaaatatagcaaattttgtcaatcaagggcatATAACTCTTGTCCTACCAGCCCGATTTTGCTCATAATCGAACTCGTATAAGATCTTGAGGTCATACACATcatataaatatgattaggataGGCAAAGAAATGAAgattcaaaaatgtaaacaaagtgaaatatagcaaattttgtcagtCAAGGGACATGCTAATCCGATCTAGCCAATAATCGAACTCATCCGAGGTCTTATAACAAAAAAACATTGTGATCAGGTTTGATTAAGATTGCTTCAAAATTAaggatgctagagtgtaaacaaactaaatgtgaacggacggacggacggacgacggacatttatcaatcctaatagctcaccatgGGCcttctgctcaggtgagctaaaaatataactcAGTATTATTTTATTGGGAGGCGGGGCTGGGTTGGGGGCATGGTATTCTTACATACAGGGTGTTTCATAATATTTGTTACCATTTCAAGCtaatataaaatgtacatgtaacacATAACGCGATTAAATGTCAAAAGTAATGAGAAAACGTTGACGTCATGTCTTTATAAACGACGTCATCAAAACAAGTCATATTTTCAAGATGGCATTGCCCATAGAAAAGTGCACTGCAGTGGTCAAGCTGTATTATAAAGAGTTTCCAGCGGTCACAGTTATTCGATCAATGCATCCTGGGGATGAGAAACGTAGCAAGATGCAAGTGCACAGAACAGTTAAAAGGTGTGAACAATCAGGGTCAGTTATTGACAGATGACATGGTAACACCGACCGACCGAAAGCACTCCGGTTTTCAGAGAGGACGTCATCTTGAGCACATGTTGTAAAACGGAACTTTTTCTGTGAAGGGAcattgaggtgatcattttaagTAAACCCGCTGATGttatgtatcaaataaaactttattctatCTCCTACTAGTATCGCTTAATGACAATCATTTAAAAGTAGGGTCATACATTccacattttgacatatttaaaaaAGCGAGATGGTCACAATCTGTACAAGTTATAGAGATTTATCTATCTGGGgtgtttttacttaaaaattacctccccaccccccccccccccacgcccccCACGGAACCTACTGAAAAGGGTCCGCAACTCTTACAGCATATCTTCGTCTTCTAAAAAAATTATCATCACTTATAAAAAATTCATATATAGAATATTGTTAAAGAATTATACGATTTCTTACATGACGTAAGTGCCACGCCTTCAAACACTTCCACTTCACAAATTGTTAACGGACTTCTTTGTCCCGTTTTGCGATTGACCTTGACCCAGCGAGCACGAAGTGGTGACGGCACCGACCAGGTAATTATAGTTCCAGAAGGACCAGACATAAATGCGCCGAGCTCGTATGCATCATTCGTTAAGCCAGTAAAGATATGCAAGTCCCGCAAATCTTTCGCTGAAAGGAAAGttacatttgaaatattacaattttgaaTATCACATTATATCAAATACGTATGCTCAAAATACATACGTCAGATTGCACCATTTTGTCCTGGATCGCGACTGTTTCATCCAATATCACAGGCTGTTTCAGGTTCCGGGACAAATACTGATATAACACCACAAAATCGCACATTGGAGTATTATCGGACAAGCCGTCAAACATCgtttttgttgttgatgttgttgttgttgtcgttctTTTTGCAGTTAAGATGTTTGGACTATACAAAACTCTGATATAATAAACGTTTGGTATTCTACTATTTTGTTAGTAAAAtagtgtttctttaaattttctatggTCCAAACTACAGACAACGCGTTCATTGGTTTTATAGTCCGGGATGCACTACACGTCTTTACCTAAAGCCTGTCCAACATTACTGCATAACTACAATTCGAAAACCAATCTCAAAAATGttatccttttttaaatttaccaCAGGGTCACAATATACCTGGAGGTACAGTTTTATACTACTGGTGGTACCTGGGAATTTTTAACCCAAACGGTACGCCATAGTATGTCCCATCAAAGTGAAACATAGTCTCGTCAGAAATATCAAAGTTTTCACATATTCAATTGCCCATTTTCTTATACAGCCTTTAAAAACTTGCCTTTTTGTCATGAACTTTGGGTATTTAACCTTACTTTGCTCCATAATTTTCGAAAGAAAGACGATTATGAGAGAAACTGCTTTCACTTTTAATTCTGGATCATACGTGTGATTTTCTGGGGGCTTTTCGCGCTCTGTCCATCTAGTTAGATTGTTGTGCGTCTGTACTagagtggctgcctttgtatgAAAAGCGCCTTTGAATATGTTTGTCATGAACAAAGGGTGTAAATGAATATGTTTGTCATGAACAAAGGCGGTAAATGAATATGTTTGTCATGAACAAAGGCGGGAAATGAATATGTTATactatacaatatatatttcaaaatgttcaataATAAGCTGATCATCTCTCGTAAATTTAGAACATTTCTTACTGGCCTATAGGTATAGGAGAGAAAATGTGTTGTTAAAACCTAGTTTTACCTCGCTAAGTATGTAAGAACGTGATCAGTAAACTCTTTAAAAGTGAAACCATACTTACAACAGCAATCAATACTGTTGTAGATCTTTACACTACCAATAATATAGGTGTCACCAAGGTCAACTTCCCATGATGCGTCATTTGTGATGGTGGAAGCGCACGTGCCATGCAGGTCTCCATCTACAGCTAGGCTAGGTAAGTTATCACTGCTGGTGTCCGTCTGGTACGCCTGTTTGTTCAGTGCGATATTGTTCGCTTCTGTGAATAATTAATACAACTATTTCAGccgatgcaaaaaaaaaatcaataaagatatgaaaagatCCCATAACGAATAGAATAAACCGAGTTATAAACGGAAGCCTCGGTTTgatattgagtctgttcatgagaggtaataaaaagtGCCTAGTGCACACTACAAGCGCTGGTGCAAGGGCGGAACGTTTTGATCATTATACAATACATTTAAaaggactggcctccagatcgttcgagaacaacaagaaatatttttacgaTGAAAACTGAAAAGCGTATGTAACGCTTTACcaaaggtaaactgtctcgattataaatatctatattttgaagtcataaaacacttattccgctatagcgctattggttacgacggcaagaaaatgtctttatttccGGGGATCGATTCCCGAcgcagtcatcttttttttccTGATCtggaatatttaaaatattttagaaacaaaaacttatattctgatattcataatatgacaaaacttcaatttgaaagtaaGATCacttttagccaaatctggagggcGGAGCCTTTAATGGACTTCATAATCCAAGTGGAAACTTACGTTGACAGTGCCCAATAGCAATAAAAAGCACTCACTATGAATTGCCTGTCCCTAACAACGTCATCCGTGAGACACCGGAAGTGAATGCAAATATACATGTTCTTTTACGTGGAGGCTTTGCACAGTCAACAGAAAAATGCATAATGAGAAAGTAGACCTAAAGGAGGAAGGaggaattttttttccttatacaataACATTTCCACTGTGTCAAACGTTCAGGTGGAAAATGTATGCATTACAATATCgccaaaacattgaaaatatatgaaatcaaaGCAAGACATCTATTGCAAAACAATCAACAAAATTCTTCACTCTGCATTCAGAAGTGACTGCACTTCAAAATATAGAACTGTTAGTGGTTATGGTATTGTTTCATTATATTTGTTaatgcaatacatgtatatacatgtcaTGTATGATAAAATGTAATCGTTAAAACCGCATTATCTGAATCAGTGTAGCTTTTgatacacgcctggtaaacaacagagctacctctttcagcTTCCGAGCTAGTACATGTCGTGATAAATGAACATCAACAAAGTCGAGcgtcattatattttatttaagaaataatctatagcaaaacgatgggcggttatacgtcgggcgtaattatttcgaacgacgtataaccacccgagtgtatagGTAGTGTGGTAAGCATCGTTTTACTACAAATTTTCGGATTCTAATatgagttttattgtaaaatttagatcaaatatgacagaactgtttcttcgcgcatgcatggcgccaactgttaggtcgtcacgctctttgtttatgcacgccaggaccggaaatggtaaaatgacttgcggaagagttcaggTTGGATGCAATAGATGGCGaactattctgcaaagcgaataaccaacttAATATACTATAtcttaatcaagacagttgttcaatgtgacatttcgttttaatgatgatattaagtaaaatatttgatcaaatttgaaagcgctatttcttgatgtatACATGGCGCTatatatcacgtcgacgtgacgtcaacattatatcgatgattaaagcattgttagtcatattagaattgtatttttacaagcattgtatcgAAAACTTAAATTCgcttatttatttttgatttgtggTGGTGGCGATGTTTACCATGCAGCAAGCTGATTTAGCTGTGAATGTGGGccgtttcgtcatgaaagcactttcattgtgaaatgtttgtattttaactgATATCAAGCATCAAACCGAGTTGGCGTGAGATAGCTGTtaggtatacaatgtatttggaaATTAAATTTATACCGAAAATGGTATTGGAGTagaaatattcactttttattacCCAAAGCAAAGCAAAACGAATAATtcaatttgaattatttaaaaagaaaatgttgagcAACTTCTGGGATTCAAACCTGTTTTATCCGAAACTTGATTGCGCTTCCTAACGCGCAGCCTAGTCGTGTTGCAAAATGTATCTGCTATTAAATATACACGTTATTTTGCATACGGTTTTCTAACAAAGCCAGTCCTATTACATCTGTCAGGATTAGGCTTACAGTTTAGTGACGCACTATACTATTACATCTGTCAGACTCAGGCTAACAGTTTAGTGAAACATTATACTATTACATCTGTCAGACTCAGGCTTACAGTTTAGTGACGCACTATACTATTACATCTGTCAGACTCAGGCTCACAGTTTAGTGAAAAACTATATTATTACATCTGTCAGACTCAGACTCACAGTTTAGCGACACACTATACTATTACATCGGTCAGACTCAGGCTAACAGTTTAGTGACGCACTATCAATTACATCTGTCAGACTCAGGCTCACAGTTTAGCGACGCACTATACTATTACATCTGTCAGACTCAGGCTAACGGTTTAATGACACACTATAGATTACATCTGTCAGACTCAGGCTCACAGTTTAGTGACGCACTATACTATCACATCTGTCAGACTCAGGCTTACAGTTTAGTGACGCACTATACTATTACATCTGTCAGACTTAGGCTTATagtttattctagcataaaactgctgttattgtcacttttcgggggtgttttaacaggagaaaaaaacgtgtattaacagagagattctcgcgctcacgtgctgttataacattttatatatgctCGTTCCGTGACAAagtgtaaacgtattacggccctaaaaacggataattcagaaggaaatgacgtcaacgtgagaAAAACGTTGACTTTatcgcgcatttcatggaatCGTAATGACGTTGgcggacaatatattcatttacctagtttttacgcgttttgtgctagaatagcgttggcgcatgttcttttcgtgttataacatcttcagaatccctaaCGGGCTCGaataccaaccaatccctcgggattctgcagatgctaGCACGCAGATGTTTTAACACAAAAAAGCATGCGTTATGTCAGGCTCAGACTCACAATTTAGTGACGCGCTATATTATTACATCTGTCAGACTCAGGCTCACAGTTTAGCGACACACTATACTATTACATCTGTCAGACTCAGGCTCACAGTTTAGTGACGCACTATACTATTACATCTGTCAGTCTCAGGCTCACAGTTTAGCGACACACTATACTATTACATCTGTCAGACTCAGGCTTACAGTTTAGGGACGCACTATACTATTACATCTGTCTGGCTCAGGGTTACAGATTAGTGACGCACTTTCAGTTACATCTGTCAGACTCAGGCTTACAGTTTAGTGACGCACTATACTATTACATCTGTCAGACTCAGGCTAACAGTTTAGTGACACACTATCAATTACATGTCAGACTCAGGCTCACTGTTTAGTGACGCACTATACTATTACATCTGTCAGACTCAGGCTTACTGTTTAGTGACGCACTATACTATTACATCTGTCAGACTCAGGCTCACAGTTTAGTGACGCACTATCAATTACATCTGCCAGACTCAGGCTCACAGTTTAGTGACGCACTATACTATTACATCTGTCAGACTCAGACTAGCAGTTAAGTGACGCACTATCAATAACATCTGTCACACTCAGGCTTACAGTTTAGTGACGCACTATACTATTACATCTGTCAGACTTAGGCTTATAgtttattttagcataaaactgctgttattgtcacttttcgggggtgtttaacaggagaaaaaaacgtgtattaacagagagattctcgcgctcacgtgctgttataacactttttatatatgtgcgtTCCGTGACAAAGTGTAAACGTAtgacggccccaaaacggataattcaaaaggaaatgatgtcaacgtgaaaaaaacgtTGACTTTatcgcgcatttcatggaattgTAATGACGTTGacggacaatatattcatttacctagtttttacgcgttttatgctagaatagcgttagcgcatgttcttttcgtgttataacatcttcagaatccctaaCGGGCTCGaataccaaccaatccctcgggattctgcagatgctagcacgcagatgttataacacgaaaaaacatgcgttatgtCAGGCTCAGGCTCACAATTTAGTGACGCACTATACTATTACATCTGTCAGACTCAGGCTCACAGTTTAGCGACGCACTATACTATTACATCTGTCAGACTCAGGCTCACAGTTTAGCGACACACTATACTATTACATCTGTCAGACTCGGGGTCAAAGATTAGTGACGCACTATTTTATTACATCTGTCAGACTCAGGCTCACTGTTTAGCGACGCACTATACTATTACATCTGTCAGACTCAGGCTCACAGTTTAGCGACAGACTATACTATTGCATCTGTCAGACTCAGGCTAACAGTTTAGTGACGCACTATACTATTACATCTGTCAGACTCGGGCTCACAGTTTAGCGACACACTATACTATTACATCTGTCAGACTCGGGGTCAAAGATTAGTGACGCACTATACTATTACATCTGTCAGACTCATGCTCACTGTTTAGCGACGCACTATACTATTACATCTGTCAGACTCAGGCTCACAGTTTAGTGACGCACTATACTATTACATCTGTCAGACTCAGGCTCACAGTTAAGTGACGCACTATCAATTACATCTGTCAAACTCAGACTCACAGTTTAGTGACGCACTATTACATCTGTCAGACTCGGACTAACAGTTTAGTGACGCACTATCAATAACATCTGTCACACTGAGGCTTACAGTTTAGTGACGCACTATATTATTACATCTTTCAGACTCAGGCTCACAGTTTAGTGACGCACTATACTATTgggttaaacatatttatttatcaagatatacattacatataacatccatacaatacaaatatcaagacAAGTGGATTGAATTGAAAGTGGCTAGGGCTTATACCCGCCTGATAAACTACAGAACtactttaagaggtatacggtaatgctgcgtttacacttagccacgatgtccacgaagtccacgatttgagagaagcgtAGTGAGCGTGGGGGCTCCTgggatcgaatcgtggtgatcttgaggGATCTTGAtggaatcgtgatgatcgtaaggatcgtgacaaaatttttgacagctaaaaattttgccacgattatcccgatttatcttaaatcttgagagagcgtgatagaacgtggaaatcgttgtagagcgtaatgcagcttaacagaccttaacgtagcgcatcagaccttgatgctccatcgtatgGGGATCTTCGTGAACTTGGAAACACGATTCTAAGTTCCACTAGATCTGCAGGCATCCGTACATAGTTGACGTTGGAGCCGACATCTTCACGCCTGAGTTCTGTGAAAAGTTGTCCCAGTTGGTGCCTTCGGTTTCCACTTAACCATGGTCTCACCCACCAGGTCTTAggctttctatttcttcttctcatTTCTCTCTTTTATATCCTGCCATATTCCGacccttgttgctgctgccgacgagtaactatTATAGGTATACACGAAAAATGCAAATTCAGCATTTTGTTTATCAGCTCTTTGATGCATAGCTCGTTCCTCTTTAAAATCTCTGCAGagagaatgagaggatgacccatgcctcctatttatactccaatcgtgctcaaaacgtgacaatcttgatcaaatcgtgaccataaatcgtaggagagcttaacaaaacttgataaagtgagggatctaaacagaacgtgacaaagcgtgatagcatatcgtggtaatcgtaagagaacttgagagaacttgatgaaaatcgtggcagatctcgaccagaatcgtgttggtttcgtaataaaacgctgcaggtagtaacaaaacgtaccgagagcgtaagaaagcgtagtaatacaaaattcgtgcaataaatcgtggagctccgagcatttctttaaatcgtggacatcgtggataacgtggctaagtgtaaacgcagcataaactgctctgtcgcaacttccgagctagtgcacgtcgcgataaaagaacatcaacaaaggtgagtgtcatcatatttttgcatttttacaagcagtgtatcgagtATCAAATATCGGGGAATGGTAGACGATGTAGATAtgagtttgctaattcattcttaatttgtggtcgtggtgatgtttaccaacaagctgattttattttacagtaaatttcaaatgaggacaacccaaagtaaatattaaaacgtttaaattatgaacaaagagctctgttcatgcaacacagagctatctccttagcgacatgactatctccttcacgacagagctatctccctcaataaaaagtgaataattttactcccgaaccattttcggtacatattttatttccaaatgcattgtatattttacagctatctcaaccctactcggtttgcttcttaatattagttaaaatgtaaatatttgaaatgaaagtgctttcatggcgaaatggccaaatttactgcaaaatcagcttgttggtaaacatcaccatgaccacaaattaagaatgaattaacaaacttaaagttctctgtaaagttaaatcatatctacatcgcctactattccccgatttttgatattcgatacactgcttgtaaaaatgcaaaaaaaatatgatgacattcacctttgttgatgttcttttatcgcgacgtgcactacctcggaagttgcgacagagcagtttaccgtatacctcttaaagaggtagctctgtagtttaccaggcgtgttaTAGTAATTCTCTCCACTACATACTAAGTATCGGTACAAGGTTATGGCGGTTAAAATTGATTACGATAATAAATCTCGACCAA carries:
- the LOC123536948 gene encoding fucolectin-1-like, whose product is MKMATVVTTLKVTTIFMVWIIISAEANNIALNKQAYQTDTSSDNLPSLAVDGDLHGTCASTITNDASWEVDLGDTYIIGSVKIYNSIDCCSKDLRDLHIFTGLTNDAYELGAFMSGPSGTIITWSVPSPLRARWVKVNRKTGQRSPLTICEVEVFEGVALTSSTAMSPSPPPPTTPPPPPPASVTQAVTGGNSGVRHHRKLNVNVSLLAGDRIRDIRCRGNPNKARAKPCPTHSYKSNDP